GGGAATTGGATCGGCGtaggatgaataaaaaaaattcaatatacacacacaagtgATAGTTACGGAATGCGCAATGAATTTACGGTGGAAATGCGAGACGCTTAAATCGGAAACGAATTACCCGAAACAACCCTGACTCTTCCAACACCCCCATGTCCCGAGGGGCGTTCAATCGcccacactgctgctgctttgtgtGCGGAAAGTGCTCTCTAGAGTTGGTCGATAAGATGTGACTGTAAAGTGTAGTGTGTGCTGATTCACTGTTGGTTTGATTCTTTACAAGCGAACCCTACAGAAACAATCGAGAGATAGTGGGATGATATCGGGTTACGATCGTAATCGGTTGTCCATAATTGTAACGCGATAAGACATTGGCAGGGCTCTGGAAGTTGTACTAATGAGTGGTCGTTGACTAAGATCGTTCGAGGTGCGAGTTGTCCACAGGCTTACAATTGAGCGTGTGGTAGAATTCCCATTCTTACTCGCACATCCAAACGTAGTACCCTTCCGTTTTTCAGTGTCTATAAGCTTAAGTCCTTCAATTACACGTccaccatcgatcgatcgaacgaaTAGATAATTAAATTACCCATCGTCAACCACTTCTATTGAACCTGTGTCTCCGCCCGCTCAGAACTAGTCAGCTGTTCAGGTATCTTCGGCAAAAGGAAGACTTTGATAAGACAAATTCGCAACGGCAACATGATTTGTGGCAAGAAATTGGACGAAGACATTTTGCTTGTCGGACGACCACTTTGCATGTGGCTGCTGTGTGTGTCGGCAAAAGCAGTGACGCGGTGAGCAGTGAGGTGATGATGTAATTCTATTACCGGAcaccggttttttgtttttttttttttttgcctatgATTCGCAGTGTCGCCTGCTTGTCCGCAAGCTCGCTTAGTCCGAGTGCGAGAGTTGCCCGATGAAGACAACCACCGATCGTGAACTTTCCGTCGCGTAACTGTGCAAAACCGATGCTTTGGTGACCTTCTTCTGCCAACTTGAAGCTCTATCGCTGGATTGACTTTGATTCTTCCACGCCACCCTCTTTTTGGCGGAATCCCTTGTCCGGATGTTatggtgtgtgttttggacGAATTTTGCAAACTGGTTACAGTGGTTACAGCGGCTCCGATATGCCGGATAATTGACTTTCTATTTCGGCACCGATACCCCGTCACAATATGGCGGCCTGATCCCGCCGAGACCAGTGTCGATCCTCCAAACCGTTCCCGTCACCTTACGGATAGAAACACCGATCGGTTTTGCAACTTTCAACCCACACCAAACGCTTCGACAAACCAGTTTGTTGGAGAAATTCCCCGATAAGGTCGCCCAATTCCCGAATCTTGCATTTTGCCGTGGCGTGAGCTTGGCATGGGACTTCAACTCTAGCCGGGGACCGTGTTTTGCGTTGAGAGACGTGGCCGTGGTTGCGCACTGTATCTCTATTGCGAATGTGCAACAGTACAAGGTTGTAACACACGTTCTGACCTTGTCTGAGTAGCTTTTAGTAGCAGCAGTTCGTGAGCTTCGTACGAATTCGAAACGTTAGCGTAAACTTAGTGTTACTCGTGTTCTACTCTCACCAGCCGATCGTATGCAGTAGATTGCGATCGTGctcggttgtgtgtgtgtgcatgtttctGGTAGCCATCACGCGAGTTACATCTTTTGATCGAAAATGATCGCCCGTGCCCAACAACCGTCAACAGTCGGGGTGAAGCCGACGAATGGGGTTCCCCTAGCGTCTTCCAACTCAATTTACCTTCAAAGGCAGGCAAGTTCGCGGCACATTATCTAAGCATTACGTGATCACTGGGGACCGTcgtttgatgatttttctttgACAAAGTCAACCTCATACTCAAGATTACTATCTCCAATAAACTTGGCTTTCATTGCAGGAGCAACTTCGACGGCGAAGAGAGGACGAGGAACGAATAGCAGCACAGAATGACTTCCTGCGCAACAGTCTGCGTGGTTCGCAGCGGCTTCGTGCTCTGCAGGACAATCCGATCGAAAAACCACCGGTCGGTGTCGACAATGAGGCGTACGCTGATGACGAAGTTGTGGAGAAGATTATCGGTATGTATAGAACACGCGCGACCTCGCTTTACCATCATTACCTGATCGTTGAATCTCTCGACGCTACTCGATCTATTCACACCAGGGTACAGTGAGCTGGTTGCGGCATTGCAGCGACTGCAGGGACACCTCAACAAGCACGGTCTGGCGGCACTCGCTGGCAGAGTGACGGCAGCACAAAGTCTACTGCTTGGTCCCGGGATCGCCCGTGCACTAGCCGTCCGGACGGCAGTCCTCGAACGGCGGCGTCCGAAAGTACCCAACCCGATCTGCCCCAATGCTCAAGCGTTAGCTAAGGACGTAAGTACTGAGGATTCTAAGTCTTGCAGCGTCACAAATTCTAACGACAACTCTCCGTTACAGTGCGTCGAATCGCTGGCTCAGTCCGGCTCGCCAACCGCAATAGAACTGTGTGATCTACTGTCCACGTACGAGATGGAGGGTTTGCTGCTGGCACACGATCGGATCGCTTCGACCACGGATCGGTCGCCGATCGCTTCGTACGGCGGTAGCCCAGTTACCGTCGCCATGCCATCgctcagcaacaacagcatcaacaataACACCTTGACCAGTGCGGTGAAACCGGCCACTGTCATGCCATCAATTCCAAATAACGCTAGTTTAgtgaacaataacaataacaatatcGCTAAGGTGAGGATCATAGCCTAGTTCCTAGAGAACAAGTAGCTAACCCGATTTTTTACTTCCAGAGGGAACCAATGAGTGTGCCTCTCGGTGTGCTGCGTGACGGAAGCCAGGATCACATCAAAATCATCCAAATCGAGAAGTCATCCGAACCGCTCGGTGCCACCATTCGTAACGAGGGCGAAGCGGTCGTGATTGGACGTGTGGTGCGTGGTGGTGCTGCCGAAAAATCTGGCCTCCTTCACGAAGGGGACGAAATTCTCGAAGTGAACGGTATCGAGATGCGTGGCAAGTCGGTGAACGATGTGTGCGCCCTGCTCGGTTCGATGACCGGTACGCTTACGTTCCTGGTAGTGCCGGCCGGTGTACCACAGATACTGCCCGGGCTTGGGATGCGTGATCCACCGGTACTACACGTACGGGCCCACTTCGACTACGACCCGGAGGATGATCTGTACATACCGTGCCGGGAGTTGGGCATTAGCTTCCAGAAGGGTGACGTGCTGCACGTGATTTCTCGCGACGATCCCAACTGGTGGCAGGCGTACCGGGAGGGCGAGGAAGATCAAACGCTTGCCGGACTGATACCGAGCCAATCGTTCCAGCATCAGCGCGAATCGATGAAGCTTGCCATCGCTGGGGAGGTAGGTTTGCGGACGCGCAAAGACATCAACGGTAAGGCGGGCGGTGGTTCGACGCTACTATGCGCACGGAAGGGtcggaagaagaagaagaaggccaGCAGTGAGCATGGCTATCCACTGTACGCGACCGCCACGGCGGACGATCCCGATCCGGAGGAAATCCTTACGTACGAGGAGGTTGCACTGTACTATCCGAGGGCGTCCCACAAGCGACCGATCGTACTGATCGGGCCACCGAACATTGGGCGGCACGAGCTGCGGCAACGATTGATGGCGGATTCGGAACGATTTGCTGCCGCCATTCCTCGTAAGTTGAAAACggggtttatttttcaagagcAAAACACTAACATTGAACGGTCTTACCACCAAACAGACACGTCACGAGCTCAGCGAGAAGGTGAAGTACCCGGCCAGGATTACCATTTCATCTCACGCCAACAGTTCGAATCGGACATTCTGGCACGCAAGTTTGTTGAGCACGGTGAATATGAGAAGGCTTACTACGGTATATATCCCAGCTTGAGAAGCTTCCTCCCTAGCAAGCTTAATACTAAGTCCCGCATTCTTTGCGCTTTCTAGGAACATCGCTGGAAGCTATCCGTGCTGTCGTTGCTAGTGGCAAGATATGTGTGCTAAATCTGCATCCCCAGAGTCTGAAGCTGCTTCGCTCGTCCGATTTGAAGCCGTACACCGTACTAGTGGCACCGCCAAGTTTGGAAAAACTGCGCCAAAAGCGGATACGAACTGGAGAGCCTTACAAGGTTAGTATTAGACGTTAAAGTGTTCCACAACAAGCGAAAGTCCTTTTCTAATGATCTTTGTACATATCTTTTCTTCTATTTAGGAAGAGGAACTGAAAGAGATCATTGCCACCGCCCGTGATATGGAGGCTCGCTGGGGTCATCTGTTCGATATGATCATCATCAATAACGATACCGAGCGGGCATACCATCAGCTGCTGGCGGAGATTAATTCCCTCGAGCGAGAACCACAGTGGGTTCCGAGCAGTTGGCTGCACAACTAGTAAGCTAGCTGACTCTGAAGTCCaccttcaagaaaaaaaacccttagtaGATGAGATGTGCAGTATTCTTAGAAAGATTGTCGGTAAGCAActcaaaatttaaagaaagcaAAGATACTGTTGAACAAATTGGAACAGCAGACATCGTGTGTAGTCGGAGCGAATCACACCTAGAGAGGCCTGCCCTAGAGACCCGGATCTATAATCCTCCGCTCTCCAAAACTCAATAGATTCTTATTATACATATGCATATAGAGATACATATACATGTATGGATAAAAACTATACTATACTTTATCGAACTTGTTACGTtatttctgttctttttttgtagctgtGCGCCCGTAAATGCACacgcaaaaacacacgaaacacaCAACTTACACTTACGGTTCACGATTACACGGGACGAAGGGACCGTGTTAAGACGGTAGAGAACGACTACTTTATatacttttttactttttacctAGGAACCAATTACGTGTGTACGTtgtagtgtttgtgtgcaatcgGAAGTAAGAATTCGGGTCGGGaaagttgaattaaaaaacaCGTTTAAGAATCTGCGATTGAGAAAAGCCCCGGAAGGTTTTTTTCTAAGGTGGTTTTGTTATACtttagtgatttttttttttttttggataggGAAGATATAGGTACCTGTTTATGCGCAGAGTACTACTACTAAAGCTTCCCTATTACTTAATAGTAGTGtacgttttgttttagaataatgaatgttttatttatctagAGTTTTATGTggcggtgtgtgtatgtgtggtgcaGAGCGGTGTATGTAGAACTTATGCGTTTAGGAAAGTGTGGTGTAGAAGAGGAACAAGGGGATGTGCAGCAGGGATGCATTAAGTGCACGAAGGAGGACGATACCCGATAAAgtacacaataaaaaagcaatttcTAAATGTCGTAacaatactactactactaccactactatcAGCAGCAGCGTAGTGGTGAGAAATTGGGGAAAAGTTAGGAAACCGAAAAATCtaggaacaaacaaaaacaagcaaaccccCCGAATAATATAAGAagacaaaacacacagcaagagcaaaaaaaaaacactcaaaaaaCCAATGTAATGTAGTTacggaaataaaaatacaaaaacaacaaacccaaCCACACAATGTACGTAGAGAGATATAAACTATACTTGATGAAATGGTTTAATGGgggaaagagaaaattaaaataatcagcagcaaacaacCCGCCCACCCCCGTTGTGTCAGCGACAAAAACAAGCAGTGGATGATGATTATTAGAAGGTACACAACATGGATAGTGattcaaaaaaatttacacgaaaacaaatcaaaataattattaacaaaaaagaaaaagaaaacaaaaatgcctgCTCGGTGTGCCGCCTCAGTGCGCCGATGGCTCGATTCCTAAGAAAAATCTATTCGTGGAGAAAATCCTTCTTCTAGACAGAACAAATAAATTGCAATGAAAACGTGTGTAGTACCAGGCATGTTGTTGCATCGTATGTGATTTGTTTCGGTTTACTTTTATCTGTTTTGAAAAGATGACATTTTTCAGGTTTCCTTTAAGGCAGTTGTCAGATTAATACTTCGGGAGGAACTCTGTGGCCGATCAAGCTGTTTCAAGGCCCTTGGCGGAATAAGTTGTTGGGTTCCATCGCCATGAAAATTGAAGAgttggggggaggggggtgggtAGATGCTGATTGGTGGGTATGAGGGATTCTCCTTCAGATGGGCCCCAATTCGAACAACAAGGGCTACTGCGAGCTTCTCAACATGGGACTCTTGTCTTGCTCAGTAAGCCTCGTAACACAAGAGGGCCGGCATCACATAGCAGGTCGATtagccaacaagaagaaggcGACTATCAGCAAATCCGTAGCATTGGCCTCTTGCATCTTTGGTAAAGACAAACCAGCAAACCGTCAAACATTTCTTGAAAAGTGCTTAAGTATGCAATAGCAAATTCTCATTCCAGCAGCCCTCAGCCCTTCGCTACTGGCCAAACTGCATGATAGACTTCTCACATCAGTCGGAAAGTTATTTCGATTAGTTATAGTGTACTCACTTTTCTGATTCGCGCTCTTGTCCTGGTGTTAAGTACCTCTTAGCTGCTCACGGTAGAATGAAGTTGTCCGCCAAATTAATATTGCGGCCTTTCTAGCGCCATCACTTCATCGCAATCGGGGTATACCACGACCGGACCCGTAGCTTGGTCCTCTTGCTccgttgacaaaaaaaaactctcttcGTAAAATGTGCCATAGAACATTGGTGAGCCATGGCAGGTAGCAAACTtgagttttcattttctcagGCGAAATGGTTCATAAGCCAGATCTGATTACCGGAATGAGAATAGAAGGATGTTGGCGGGGGGAGGGGTCCTGTGCTGCCTTGTTATTCAAATACTTCCTGCCAGTGGCGTTCAAAGACTCTGCCGGTTCCCTTTATACCGTGGTTTAGCACACCCCATTAGTTGGCTCTTGGCGGTGGCCAAACCGGTCAGTTCTTCGCTACGGGTCAGACCACGGCTTCTTTGTTTAAGAGGATAACCTAGTTGAGCTAATTCAATGTATAATAATCTGTATGGTTCGCAGAGCTCGTCGTCGTTGTAGATTCTTCTCTATTATCCTTTCACGCACTTGGtcagttttaaatatttatttaagctAAACTTCAGGTAATCACTACTTTTTCCAGTTCTTTTCATATCACAGCCCGACACTTcggttattttgttttgaaacacCAAACAATCCTGTTGTGGCCCAAATGTCCCAAAGCACACGAAAATGACACTTGCCGCCAACTGCCAAAGTGACGTCATCCAGTTGTTTGGTTGGCGTGCTGTCAAAGTGCGCAAGACGTCTGGTAAACAAAGCAGCTTCTCGTGAATCAAGCAgattttcatcaaaacaaaaaaacccgccAGGAAAGGAGTAAATTACTGGTTTAGAAAGTTTGCAACGGCACCATTCCCATTATGCCTCCAGTAAAAACCGATGGAGATAGTGATGGGGATGGAGATTTGTCCGGTGGTGAGTCGGAGCATTCCGGATCCAGCCAGGGACAGGATCACGATTCCAGTGCAGAGGAAGCGGACGAACCGGATTCGGACGATTCGTCGGAAATGTCCGAAGGCGAATGCGAACGGCGACGTACCAATTGTCAAGATAATCTAAGTATGTATACAATTGGGCGTCCGGAAGCGTTTTCCCGGTCATTAATCCTTCCGTGTCGCATTTTTAGCGAGCCTCGAAAAACAGTTTGGCATCCTGAAGGAACAGCTGTACAAGGAGCGTATGGTGCAGGTAGACCATAAGCTGCAGCAAATCCGGGGTGGCCGGTTGCAGGATTACTTTATACCGTTGCAGCAACTTCAAACCAACATGGACAGCCGGAAGGAGGTGGCCGAAGTGATGAAGAAGTACCGTGTCAATAACATTAAGAACAAGTTTGAATCGGAACTGCAAGCTTGCTACCAGCATTTCGATGTAAGTTAAAGCCTCCAACGCTTACCCGAGTATGTGCCGGAATAATTCATCCATTAATTCGCAACTCCTCTCTACACGCAGAGTGAACAAAATCTCGCCAACGATGTCATTTGCGACGAACTGATGGAGAAGGTGCGCCGATTGGAGGAGGATCGCCACAATGTGGACATATCGTGGGCGGACTGGGGTACAAACACGCGAACGGCAAAGGTACGAGGCCCGGGACGCAAAAAGGCCGTAACCGTGTCCGGACCGTACATCGTGTACATGTTGCGCGAGGAGGAAATTCTCGAGGATTGGACCTCAATTCGGAAAGCACTGAAAAGGTCGACGGCTGCCGCTACCTGATATTCATTACCGTAACAACTTACTCTAATGTACAGTTTCGTCGGATCGCTTTTCTTCCCTCGGCGAATTTTGGTCCCGGGTGTATCTCGCGAAATCGTCAAATCGTTCTAATAGAAATCGTCAAGACTTATGTACCGGATTGTGTGTGTACACTcactttttttataatttcgtAGTTTCGCAGCGACTTGTAATCGTGTAAGGTAAAATATTAAACCTAAGATGTGTAATTAACCCGgttgttgctttctttgctttgtcCCAACTTCCCGAAACActcaaaataattcaaatcgtATCGTGCTTCACTACATAACGACGTTTATTAACCATACTGACTAAATGCTCTTACATTCCTTTTTCTAGCAagaatttttccacgaaacctACATGGTCACCTTTCAGCTCAATCTGGCCACTCATCTCATTCACCCGCGTGATTATGGGACGGCTTAGCTGCTTCTCGATCAGATAGCGTAGTTCCGCTTCCAGCTGCCAAATATCACCCTCCACGTGACGGATTGCCGTTATCCGACGCTGGCCACGGAAGGCACGGCGCAAGTACACCGGTAGCATGTGATTTTTCGTCCGTAGCACCACGTACTTTAGGTTGGGCTGTGGGCTAGCTGGTTTCCATCCGGATGGGTAGCTTTCCTTCGGTGTTGGTTTCGGTACGGTCCGGGGAGCTAGCAATCGTTCGACGTACTTCCATTCCGGTGGATTCCGTACAACTTCCACTTCGGGATACTGCGCCAAATCACCGACCGGTTCCGACGAGCGAAACGAGGACCATCGAACGGAGGTGGCTGTCACATTCTGGAAGGGAATATTGCATCAATTAACCATCCGGGCGGTAAGTTTGGATTGTTTCTCATTTACTTGCAACTGGTTTGGAAGCTGGTTTACGGAATTAAACGATACAAATCGACTTAAGCTCAATGTTTTGCTGCACACCATGCGAAGCGCCATGATTACGTacgaaaacaaacgattgaCTCGTGTCGGAAAGCTGGCAACCGATGGCTGTCAAATTGTTCGTGTCGGATGGTAAACAAAGGCGTTTTCCTTAGCAGAATGGCAGCTATTCAAATGGGCCGTTACAAGAGCAAGTGCATagctgaaataaaaataaaatattataattgtTAATTCACttgtatttttgaaaattatggtcacaaaataattgaaaaacgtttttaaataaagttttcATAATATTAAccattgtcaaaaaaaaaaaatgtttactgTTCCTTCTCCTTCATTGGTAAAGCCAGTTTAACCGCCTTTTTATGCTGTTAATCAGTAATCGCTGCTCTTGCCTGAACCAAATAAGACTTTAATcctaaataagaaaaaacttACTCCTACACACACCGACAAATCTTTTCACTTAGTCTGTTTTTTATTCCTTGATTACCCTCCCATCCTCCGTTAGAAGGACTTGTACATTTACAACGACTACAATATTTGCCAAGATAGCAATTTATCTTTCCAACAGATTTGACGCTAACCATCAGCACCATTGTTGTGCGGTTGGCATGTCTTCAATTGGTGGACCCACCGAAGAAAGGCAGGGCATAACTGTTTCTTCACCAATTTCGTCACGTTCGCCGCGGAAAGTTTGGTCCAAAGTTTTCCACGCCATCAGCCattgtcttcttctttttcttttctcgttgTGTCTTCATTCTTAAATAGCCGGATTGTATGTAGCGAGCAGATAAGCATTATGTACTGTCTGTCTCAAGATGTATCCAGCAAGACAGCATGTGTTTGGAAGCTTTGAAGATATTGTGAACAAATTCTCACAACAGCAAGCTTTTGCCCATAGCCGGCTAAAGTGGTGCATATCGGacatttctatttttctccTGCTACATAATACATCCCAAAAGACCTcaaacttttctttccttcctgtACGACACCCATGTCAAGGACATCGAATGGCCCAAAATATCTGTACATAATGTACTGCAGCAGCAAGCTCCAAAAACCCTCTGGTCGAAGCACGGTTTCCCTTTACACGACAGCAAACGTCGAAAGCTTCATTGCTGTGGTTCTCTATTTCCGAGGCCAACGAGGTGTATCGATTTTTATCGTAAATCGTCGTACGTTTGCACACAGACCCGAAGGGCAGTCCTGACAGTGGATAGACTGCGGTCCGGAGCAACGAAGTCGGTGGCGGCCGTCCTTCATCCACCATCGGAGAACGTGCCAGTGTACGTGCTGTCACGGTGGCAAATCCCTTTATGTATCAGTTATTTTATTATCTTCATCATTAATCAGTAAAAACGAGGATCGGTGACACGGCTGCTGGACGTGCTGGAGCTTCTAATGGAGCACAACACATTAGGTCGAGTGTAATTGAAATCAATAGGCTTGCGATGGCTGCGCAAGCAAACGAGCTTCATCATGCCTGCTGACGGGAGCCTATCCAATCAAATGTCGATTCCGTGCGACAGACGTCACTACAGTGGCGAGAATGGAACATTGAGTTTGTGAACTATGCTTATCTAATTAAGCATCACACGGTGCGTGTGTTTCTCTGTTTCGAGTTGATTGTGCACACCTTATCAGTAAATAGGACAGCTTTAATAGCTGCTGTGTTAGTGGTGGAGTCGCTGGTTGCACATCCACAGAGATCTATTTACAAGACGCAATCAAAAGTTCAAACAGAAACAGATCGATAATGCTGACTAAGCACTTTTGTCATGGGTTTGATTACACTCTTGTTGGAATAAGGAAATATTTACCCAGTGTTGCAGTAAGAAGTACAGAATTTATTAAAGTTTTTGTAAAAAAGAAGGATGTGTTCAATAGGCGAGAAACCTGAGTTTTTTATGtctttgtcaaaatgtacgcTAATTATTCTCgccaaatattttacaaatttattgtGACGTTTCTTCTCCCTTTTAAAAATCGAGAAAAAGGAGACGCGCAACACCACGTTCGTGTGTATGTAATATCCATCTTTACGACTGCGTCACTCAATTGCGTTTTATGAATACTTTTCTTCGCAACCAACAACGAATGCGCTCCATCGTAACTCGGTAACTCGATCCGTTTAGTATATAGTTCGTTACAGCTAACCAAACACGGAAAGTGATACGCAAAAGTATCCACTCGGATGTCGACGGACCGAAACCATTGAAGAGGGTATGGGGGCAtggaaaaactaaacaaaagaaaagcgataCGTATCTGctgttttgaataaaaattgagaCATTTCTGAATGgcgatttgaaatatttctatGAGAgtatctttcctttttctttattacatTGTTAAACTACATCGATGTACCTGGAATAATGTTGGATACGCATTTAGTGCAGATAAGACTTAGTGATTGCGACTAGCTGTATCGAGGTCGGTCAGTCGGTCGATATCGTATGATCGTTGGATAAGATTGTCTCAAATCCTTTCCCTTTCACGGGGTCTCCAATACGATATTTCAAGCACAAAGTTCCGGGACCCCTAAATCAAGGGTTCCTATTGTGAGATCCCACCTATGAGGCTCCTGACACGAGGTTTACCGTACAAGCCTCCTCAGGTTGTTGAAGCTCTAGGCGGCTTTAGCAGCCAGCGTGCTTCGAGGTTAGGAGGTTAAGTTCGTATCACGGAAAAGGACTTATTCTGGGAGATGATTAAGGTACAACTACTACAAATaactatttttatgaaaatttggtAAATTCCTAAACATAAGAAGCTTTCCTTACAGTAAGTTTGGAAGttcttaaattttcatttagaAATGACTACAACAATATAGAAGTTTCGCACATTTTCAGGTATTTAGGAAGCTTTTTTAATGTCCAatgaagcgatttttttaGAGACTCATGGAACCGGCTGATGGATTCTGACTATCCACAAACCTTCTCGCGCCTTTCGTTAAGCTATCCCAAAATACCAACGATCGTATACCATTGTAAGCATGCTTTAAAGGCGCTTTAGCGATCAATTGATCAGAAGATCAATCACAACCGAGATTTAGTTATTggaaaaattatgatttttttatggaagGATTGTCGGTCACTGCTGGAGGGAAACCTTTTTTGTTCGCGGTACACTTACCGTTGGCCGTCAGCAGCGCATTCTCATTGTTTGTCCGTTATTAAGATGTGGAAAGCTTCGCCAAGATATTTGTAAATTCGGGCCTCTGCGAAACACATAAAATCCAACAGAACTCTAGATTTTCCTCATCAGTTTCTCCAAAGCATCAGACAAGATTAACATGTGATCGGTATCTGACCAATATTTGGTTTTCTTTAGAATGGAGAAGTTTTTGTAGATGCAGATTAGCTATTGTGGTCATGAAGTGCCTTACAAACTTCTTCGTTTAAAAACATCGTTGATATTACAAAGCTCCACAAGCAGCTTCTCGACTAGATTGGTCAACGTTGCTCGAAATTGAGAGATAAagctatttatttaattttttgtgaCCATGTTAGGTAGGCCACAGAATCATCCTTAAAACCAGTTAATTTTTGTAATGATATGTGAGTTGTTAAAGTTACATAATTACATTCTGGAGATCGTGATTAAGAGATTAGCTCATGATTGAGAgtttaaatattatatatGAGCTATTAAGTTTGACTTTAAGAGGTATCAAAGGACACAGAAGCACCTTTTAGTAAACCTCCCGGCTTTCCAAGCAGCTTAGGCAGATCAAGGCAAGGCACGCAAACCACAAATATTACTTCATGTTACttaaaaaatacgaaaaatacTGTTCAATTACAATCAGTCTTCAGCAATGTTTTGGCACAATCAAAAACATtcgaataaatttatttaaaaaaattcaaatgtttCTCAAATTAAATATTCTCTAAAAACATATTATTT
This genomic window from Anopheles maculipalpis chromosome 2RL, idAnoMacuDA_375_x, whole genome shotgun sequence contains:
- the LOC126556702 gene encoding protein PALS1 isoform X2, giving the protein MRILKHWPRRRSGSSIVVLGGDDTLKPSIPIDDYQEDLEMYNMLAANQDNGPHREMAVDVPESFIARNKTPPRYPPPRSTTAVTGPATPATPASAQVNHVSNAMPQVAKHHQHHHQQQQHHNHHHLHHHPPPPASVHHHHPANGGVGGVSLELEPLDSYSDRHLSSLDSSQEYVKKGGVGGGGSSKGPSSLGSVTSEFETSLHGYGGSLLGKQHHNSTINTAGGVDLRGSLSTDRSTSPSSSGDLGPPEYDDVGPHRELPVDVPDSFVEIVKGPPRYPPPKPLIIKDAIRKKESCSSSESIDKPKPQSQSPARNELNGSTTKPVPPPRDHLRIEKDGRLTNRAPVPAPQVPDRKIVPNASQHQHIGQVLEPTPDQLDSIKKFQEQLRRRREDEERIAAQNDFLRNSLRGSQRLRALQDNPIEKPPVGVDNEAYADDEVVEKIIGYSELVAALQRLQGHLNKHGLAALAGRVTAAQSLLLGPGIARALAVRTAVLERRRPKVPNPICPNAQALAKDCVESLAQSGSPTAIELCDLLSTYEMEGLLLAHDRIASTTDRSPIASYGGSPVTVAMPSLSNNSINNNTLTSAVKPATVMPSIPNNASLVNNNNNNIAKREPMSVPLGVLRDGSQDHIKIIQIEKSSEPLGATIRNEGEAVVIGRVVRGGAAEKSGLLHEGDEILEVNGIEMRGKSVNDVCALLGSMTGTLTFLVVPAGVPQILPGLGMRDPPVLHVRAHFDYDPEDDLYIPCRELGISFQKGDVLHVISRDDPNWWQAYREGEEDQTLAGLIPSQSFQHQRESMKLAIAGEVGLRTRKDINGKAGGGSTLLCARKGRKKKKKASSEHGYPLYATATADDPDPEEILTYEEVALYYPRASHKRPIVLIGPPNIGRHELRQRLMADSERFAAAIPHTSRAQREGEVPGQDYHFISRQQFESDILARKFVEHGEYEKAYYGTSLEAIRAVVASGKICVLNLHPQSLKLLRSSDLKPYTVLVAPPSLEKLRQKRIRTGEPYKEEELKEIIATARDMEARWGHLFDMIIINNDTERAYHQLLAEINSLEREPQWVPSSWLHN
- the LOC126556702 gene encoding protein PALS1 isoform X3; this encodes MRILKHWPRRRSGSSIVVLGGDDTLKPSIPIDDYQEDLEMYNMLAANQDNGPHREMAVDVPESFIARNKTPPRYPPPRSTTAVTGPATPATPASAQLNGSTTKPVPPPRDHLRIEKDGRLTNRAPVPAPQVPDRKIVPNASQHQHIGQVLEPTPDQLDSIKKFQEQLRRRREDEERIAAQNDFLRNSLRGSQRLRALQDNPIEKPPVGVDNEAYADDEVVEKIIGYSELVAALQRLQGHLNKHGLAALAGRVTAAQSLLLGPGIARALAVRTAVLERRRPKVPNPICPNAQALAKDCVESLAQSGSPTAIELCDLLSTYEMEGLLLAHDRIASTTDRSPIASYGGSPVTVAMPSLSNNSINNNTLTSAVKPATVMPSIPNNASLVNNNNNNIAKREPMSVPLGVLRDGSQDHIKIIQIEKSSEPLGATIRNEGEAVVIGRVVRGGAAEKSGLLHEGDEILEVNGIEMRGKSVNDVCALLGSMTGTLTFLVVPAGVPQILPGLGMRDPPVLHVRAHFDYDPEDDLYIPCRELGISFQKGDVLHVISRDDPNWWQAYREGEEDQTLAGLIPSQSFQHQRESMKLAIAGEVGLRTRKDINGKAGGGSTLLCARKGRKKKKKASSEHGYPLYATATADDPDPEEILTYEEVALYYPRASHKRPIVLIGPPNIGRHELRQRLMADSERFAAAIPHTSRAQREGEVPGQDYHFISRQQFESDILARKFVEHGEYEKAYYGTSLEAIRAVVASGKICVLNLHPQSLKLLRSSDLKPYTVLVAPPSLEKLRQKRIRTGEPYKEEELKEIIATARDMEARWGHLFDMIIINNDTERAYHQLLAEINSLEREPQWVPSSWLHN
- the LOC126558942 gene encoding breast cancer metastasis-suppressor 1-like protein: MPPVKTDGDSDGDGDLSGGESEHSGSSQGQDHDSSAEEADEPDSDDSSEMSEGECERRRTNCQDNLTSLEKQFGILKEQLYKERMVQVDHKLQQIRGGRLQDYFIPLQQLQTNMDSRKEVAEVMKKYRVNNIKNKFESELQACYQHFDSEQNLANDVICDELMEKVRRLEEDRHNVDISWADWGTNTRTAKVRGPGRKKAVTVSGPYIVYMLREEEILEDWTSIRKALKRSTAAAT
- the LOC126559873 gene encoding probable 39S ribosomal protein L49, mitochondrial, with protein sequence MALRMVCSKTLSLSRFVSFNSVNQLPNQLQNVTATSVRWSSFRSSEPVGDLAQYPEVEVVRNPPEWKYVERLLAPRTVPKPTPKESYPSGWKPASPQPNLKYVVLRTKNHMLPVYLRRAFRGQRRITAIRHVEGDIWQLEAELRYLIEKQLSRPIITRVNEMSGQIELKGDHVGFVEKFLLEKGM